The sequence below is a genomic window from Polaribacter vadi.
GTTTTTATAAAGAATCCTATAAAAATACGATATTTGTTAAAACCCAAACCAAATTAGTAATTGGTCGCTAATATAATTTTAGAAACTATGTATCAAATACTTTAGCAACATAATCTTAAAAACACATATTATGAATTTTATTATGGATGGTGGACCAATTTTTATGGTTCCTTTATTAGCTTTATTGATTGTTATTATTATTTTATTTGCAAAAGGATTAAAAAATAACACAGAAAAAACTCATAAACTTATTAATTCTTTAGCGTTATTTTCCTTCGTGTTTGGAGTATTAGGTTTTGTAATTGGTATGTTAGGAGCTCTAGATGATATAGCTGAAATAGGAGGTGACATTGCACCTCAAGTTTTAGCAGGTGGATTTAAAGTTGGCCTACTTTCACCTACTTTTGGAATGGTGATTTTTTTAATAGGAAAATTGTTTACCATTATTTTAACTTCGATGAAAAAGTAAAATCAATTTATTCTTTTCATTAAAAAGCATCATTTCTAAAATTAGAACTGATGCTTTTTTGTTTGTATTTTTGCAAAAATGAAAATCAAAAAAGTTTTTTTATTGTTAAATGGCGAAACTCCAAATGAGGTTCCAGATATATCTAATTATGATATGATTTGTGCAACTGATGGCGCTTATCAATATTTAAAAAAACACAACATTTCACCTAATTTTATTGCTGGCGATTTCGATTCTTTACAAGGAATTCCAAAAGAAATTGAAGTGATAAAAACACCCAATCAAAATTTTACAGACTTTGATAAAATATTACAAATTTTGTTTGATAAAGACTTTACACACATTGATGTTTTTGGCGCAAGTGGAAAAGAACAAGATCATTTTTTAGGGAATTTACACACTGCAATTCAGTTTAAAGAAAAACTTAAACTTACGTTTATTGATAATCATAGTCGTTATTTTTTAGCTGATAAAAGCACGAAAATTTCTGGTTGTAAAGACAAAATTGTTTCTTTAATTCCCTTTCCAAAAGCCACAAATATTAGAACAGAAGGTTTAGAATATCAATTAAATAAAGAAGATTTAGTTTTTGGAGAACGAATTGGAACCAGAAATAAAGGCGTTCAAGATACAGTTAAGGTTACTTTTGAAAATGGAGAATTGTTTATATTCATCAACCATACATAAAAAATATGAGTAGAAAAATAAAATTATTGTGGGATTTTAGAGGTCCTGATGCCAAAGAAACAGCAAAACATCACACGATTCATTTAAAAGAATTTGCAACTATTGAAAACTTGACTTTTCACGAAATTGACATCAAAGAAAATAACCCAATGTTCGTTTCTGCATTTATTACTGTTGATGAAAAAGACATGAAAATTTACAGAGATGCTTTGAAACCTCAAAGAGGCGAAATTGCTGAATAAAATCGAATACAATGCAAACTACAAAACTGACTTCTAAAAGTATTCTACCTTTAACCTGTTCAAGATCTGGAACTTGCTGTTTTGGAAAAGCAGTAATGTTAAATCCTTGGGAAATAGTTTGTTTTAGCAAAGCCAAAAAAATTTCATCTAGAGAATTTAGAGATTTGTATTCGGAATTTGGTGGAATTCAATTACGTTTTGATGGAAAAGAAGATAAAAAAGGGCAAAAATCTTGTAGCCAATATATTCCTGATTTTGGTTGTAGTGTTCACGAAGGTCGTCCTTTAGCTTGTAGATTATATCCTTTAGGTCGTCAAATTCAATTTGATAAAGCTCAGTATATTTTTGAAGGAACAACTTTTCCTTGTTTAACAGATTGTGCTGAAGTTTTGGAATTGCCAAAAATGTCTGTTGGTAATTATTTAAAAGGACAAAAAGCAGATCTGTTCGAAAAAGCGCAAGATGAATATTTAATTGTGATGCAAAATATTGCTGATATCGGTTTTGAGTTATTTTTAGATTCTGGTTTATCTGAATCTGGAGATACAGAAACTTTAAAAGCTTGGCGAAAACTAGGAAATGAAACTCCTGAAATAGTTGCACAAAAAATCGGCAAAGATTGGTTAGATGCTTTAATGATTCCAGAAATTACGGATGAAATTGAAAACCCAGTAGTATTTGCAAAAAAACATAACGATTTACTTTTAGAAAAAGCTCAACAACAATTTGGAAGTCTACAAACCTTTGAAGAATTGCACAAAGCATCTGTTTTAATGATTGCAATTGCCCTACATTTAGCAAAAAGTTTAGGTGCAGACACCAAAGGAATTGCTGATCATTGGATTGAAACTGCGAAAAGTTTTGGTGGCAAAGAATAAGAAATATAGAAAATAGTAATAATTATTTCCACTTAATTCCACAACCAACACTAGGTTTCTGATTTTCTAAAAATGGTTTATTTTCTAATAAATTTTCTAGCGCATTTCTAAAATCAATTCCTGTTACTGGTTTTCCATTTCCAGGTCTAGAATCATCTAACTGTCCATGATAAATGGCTTTTAAATTTTCATCAAAAGCATAAAAATCTGGAGTACAAGCAGCATCGTAACTTTTAGCTACTTCTTGAGTTTCATCATACAAATAAGGAAAAGGATACTTTTCATCTTTTGCCAATTGCTTCATGAATTGAGGTGCATCTTGTGGATAATTTTCAACATCATTCGCACTTATTGCAATAAAATTAATTCCTTTTTGTTGATACTCATTTGCCATTTTAACCAATTCAGCATTTACGTGAATTACAAAAGGACAATGATTACAAATGAACATAATAACCGTTCCTTTTTCACCTTTTAATTGATGTAACGAATAGTTTTTATCATCAACAGTATTTAATAAAGTAAAATCTGGAGCTTTTGTTCCGTTTTTAAATTCGTTAGATTCTGCTCTTGCCATAATTTTTTTATTTTTATTGTCATTTCGAAATGAGCTTTTTCAGCGATTGAGAAATCCCATAATGCAAGACCATAAAATTGAGCAACTTTATGTGATTTCTCCTAAAGTCGAAATGACAAAACTGTATGTTATTTAATTAAAAAACTACTCTTCTGCCAAAGCTTGGGCACAAATATAACCACCTGTCCAAGCATTTTGAAAGTTAAAACCTCCTGTAACTGCATCAATATTTAAAACTTCACCTACAAAAAATAAGTTTTTGTGTTTTTTACTTTCAAAATTTTTAAAGTTGATTTCCTTTAAATCAATTCCACCAGCAGTAACAAATTCGTCTTTAAACGTAGTTCTTCCATTGGCATTGTAAATTCCTTGGGTCAGTTCGTTTGCTAATTTTTCTAATTGCAAACTATTTAAATCTGCCCAATTTTGATTATTAGAAATCCCAGAAAACAAGACAAAACGTTCCCATAATCTTTTAGAAATTTCTGTAAATGGCGATTTTAAAATAACTGTTTTACGTGGTTCCTTCTTTTTTAAGTTCAATAAAACATTCAATACTTTGTCAGTGGGTCTAGAAAGCCAATTAACCTCCACATTATATTGATAATTTTTATCAGCCAAAATTCTTGCACCAAAAGCAGACAATTTTAAAACAGCTGGCCCACTCATTCCCCAATGTGTAATTAACAAAGGTCCTGAGGCTTCTAAATTTGTACCAACAATATTTACAGTGGCATTTGGCACAGAAGTTCCTAGCAAATCTACCAAACGTTTGTCGTTAATATTAAACGTAAATAAAGACGGAACAGGTTCTATGACAGAATGATCTAAAGTTTTACACAATTCCCAGACTTTCTTAGAACTTCCTGCAGCAATTACAACTTTATCAACTTCGAAAACTTCTTTTTTAGTAGTGATAATCCATTTGTCATCTTTTTGATGAACCTCATTTACACCACAATTAGTCATCACTTTAATTCCTAAATCGTCCACAGATTTCTGAAAACAATCTATAATTGCTTGACTAGTATTTGCCTCTGGAAAAACACGATTATCACTTTCTATTTTTAACGGAACTCCTCTATCATCAAACCATTCAAAAGTATCGCCAGTCATAAATTTATGAAAAGGACCTAATAATTCTTTTTCTCCTCTTGGATAAAATTTCACCAATTCTTTTGGCTCAAAACAAGCATGAGTAACATTGCATCTTCCACCTCCAGAAATTTTCACTTTCTGCAAAACATCTGTTCCTTTTTCTAGAATTGTAATCTCTAAATCTGGATTGTTTTCTTTTGCGTTTATGGCTGTAAAATATCCTGCAGCTCCACCACCAATAATTATTATTTTAGTCATATTTTGTTTTTCAGACCTGACAGGTTTTAAGAACTTGTGAGGTCTTTTTAATAATTATAAAATCATCTCTGAATAA
It includes:
- a CDS encoding thioredoxin family protein produces the protein MARAESNEFKNGTKAPDFTLLNTVDDKNYSLHQLKGEKGTVIMFICNHCPFVIHVNAELVKMANEYQQKGINFIAISANDVENYPQDAPQFMKQLAKDEKYPFPYLYDETQEVAKSYDAACTPDFYAFDENLKAIYHGQLDDSRPGNGKPVTGIDFRNALENLLENKPFLENQKPSVGCGIKWK
- a CDS encoding NAD(P)/FAD-dependent oxidoreductase, producing the protein MTKIIIIGGGAAGYFTAINAKENNPDLEITILEKGTDVLQKVKISGGGRCNVTHACFEPKELVKFYPRGEKELLGPFHKFMTGDTFEWFDDRGVPLKIESDNRVFPEANTSQAIIDCFQKSVDDLGIKVMTNCGVNEVHQKDDKWIITTKKEVFEVDKVVIAAGSSKKVWELCKTLDHSVIEPVPSLFTFNINDKRLVDLLGTSVPNATVNIVGTNLEASGPLLITHWGMSGPAVLKLSAFGARILADKNYQYNVEVNWLSRPTDKVLNVLLNLKKKEPRKTVILKSPFTEISKRLWERFVLFSGISNNQNWADLNSLQLEKLANELTQGIYNANGRTTFKDEFVTAGGIDLKEINFKNFESKKHKNLFFVGEVLNIDAVTGGFNFQNAWTGGYICAQALAEE
- a CDS encoding YkgJ family cysteine cluster protein, with the protein product MQTTKLTSKSILPLTCSRSGTCCFGKAVMLNPWEIVCFSKAKKISSREFRDLYSEFGGIQLRFDGKEDKKGQKSCSQYIPDFGCSVHEGRPLACRLYPLGRQIQFDKAQYIFEGTTFPCLTDCAEVLELPKMSVGNYLKGQKADLFEKAQDEYLIVMQNIADIGFELFLDSGLSESGDTETLKAWRKLGNETPEIVAQKIGKDWLDALMIPEITDEIENPVVFAKKHNDLLLEKAQQQFGSLQTFEELHKASVLMIAIALHLAKSLGADTKGIADHWIETAKSFGGKE
- a CDS encoding MotA/TolQ/ExbB proton channel family protein, with amino-acid sequence MNFIMDGGPIFMVPLLALLIVIIILFAKGLKNNTEKTHKLINSLALFSFVFGVLGFVIGMLGALDDIAEIGGDIAPQVLAGGFKVGLLSPTFGMVIFLIGKLFTIILTSMKK
- a CDS encoding thiamine diphosphokinase, coding for MKIKKVFLLLNGETPNEVPDISNYDMICATDGAYQYLKKHNISPNFIAGDFDSLQGIPKEIEVIKTPNQNFTDFDKILQILFDKDFTHIDVFGASGKEQDHFLGNLHTAIQFKEKLKLTFIDNHSRYFLADKSTKISGCKDKIVSLIPFPKATNIRTEGLEYQLNKEDLVFGERIGTRNKGVQDTVKVTFENGELFIFINHT